A section of the Peromyscus eremicus unplaced genomic scaffold, PerEre_H2_v1 PerEre#2#chrX_unloc_1, whole genome shotgun sequence genome encodes:
- the LOC131900937 gene encoding zinc finger protein 431-like, translating into MGLECIENTKTKAVTYDDLHVDFTWEEWTLVNPSQKNLYKDVMLETYRNITTIGYSWEDHNNEEHCQSSRRHERHKRTHPGEKPYECN; encoded by the exons ATGGGCCTGGAAT GTATAGAGAATACCAAGACT AAAGCAGTGACTTATGATGACTTGCATGtagacttcacttgggaagagtggactttggtgaatccttcccagaagaatctgtACAAAGATGTAATgctggagacctacaggaacATCACCACTATAG GATACagttgggaagaccataataatgaagaacattgtcaaagttctagaagacatgaaag GCATAAACGAACacatcctggagagaaaccctatgaatgtaat